A single genomic interval of Macadamia integrifolia cultivar HAES 741 chromosome 6, SCU_Mint_v3, whole genome shotgun sequence harbors:
- the LOC122081867 gene encoding phosphoribosylaminoimidazole carboxylase, chloroplastic-like — protein MFLQCHTTAFCGHRNYFVFGSGFRTQPTYHQRKEVGFPVGVNNRGMAEIGYSSGQKSWITHCQASGESHDSPTEKGDLPVHGFSDIVVGVLGGGQLGRMLCQAASQMAIKVAILDPHENCPASALSYDHMVGSYDDSDTVQEFAKRCGVLTVEIEHVDAITLEKLEKQGVDCQPKASTIRIIQDKYLQKVHFSRNAIPVPDFMQIGDLESAEKAGDSFGYPLMIKSKRLAYDGRGNAVAHSKEEISSSVAALGGYNRGLYAEKWAPFVKELAVIVARGRDNSISCYPVVETIHQDNICHIVKAPADVPWMIRSLATDLAKKAITSLEGVGVFAVELFLTRDGQILLNEVAPRPHNSGHHTIESCFTSQYEQHLRAVIGLPLGDPSMKTPAAVMYNILGEEDGEWGFYLANQLLGRALRTPGASVHWYDKLEMRKQRKMGHITIVGPSLGIVERWLNSMLSEERLEGQNFTAPLVGIIMGSDSDLPVMREAANILDSFGVPIEVRIVSAHRTPEMMYSYALSARERGLQVIIAGAGGAAHLPGMVAALTPLPVIGVPVRASSLDGLDSLLSIVQMPRGVPVATVAINNARNAALLAARILAVGDADLQARIIQYQQDMKDDVLTKADKLEQDGWEGYSNP, from the coding sequence ATGTTTCTCCAGTGTCACACTACGGCATTCTGTGGTCACCGGAACTATTTTGTGTTTGGCTCAGGATTCAGAACTCAACCTACATATCATCAAAGGAAAGAAGTGGGGTTTCCTGTGGGAGTCAACAACCGAGGAATGGCTGAGATTGGATATTCTTCTGGGCAGAAGAGTTGGATCACTCACTGCCAGGCATCTGGTGAAAGTCATGACAGTCCTACTGAGAAAGGTGATCTACCAGTCCATGGATTCTCTGATATAGTTGTGGGAGTCCTGGGGGGAGGCCAGCTGGGTCGCATGCTATGTCAGGCAGCTTCTCAGATGGCCATCAAAGTAGCAATTTTGGATCCACACGAGAACTGTCCAGCAAGTGCGCTTTCCTATGATCATATGGTTGGAAGCTATGATGATAGTGATACAGTTCAGGAATTTGCAAAAAGATGTGGAGTATTGACTGTGGAAATTGAACATGTTGATGCAATTACGCTAGAGAAACTTGAGAAACAAGGAGTCGATTGCCAGCCCAAAGCCTCTACAATCCGTATAATCCAAGACAAATATCTCCAGAAAGTTCATTTTTCTAGGAATGCAATCCCAGTTCCTGATTTTATGCAGATCGGTGATCTTGAAAGTGCAGAGAAGGCAGGGGACTCATTTGGTTACCCTCTTATGATCAAGAGTAAAAGGCTAGCCTATGATGGGCGTGGAAATGCCGTTGCTCACAGCAAAGAGGAgatttcttcttctgttgctgCTCTTGGAGGATATAATCGAGGCTTATATGCTGAGAAGTGGGCCCCATTTGTAAAGGAGCTGGCTGTTATTGTGGCAAGGGGAAGAGACAATTCTATTTCATGCTATCCTGTTGTTGAAACAATTCACCAGGATAATATCTGTCACATAGTTAAGGCACCAGCTGATGTACCGTGGATGATCAGAAGCCTGGCTACTGATCTTGCAAAAAAGGCAATTACTTCATTAGAAGGAGTTGGTGTGTTTGCGGTTGAGCTTTTTTTGACAAGGGATGGACAGATTTTGCTAAATGAAGTAGCTCCTAGACCTCATAATAGTGGGCATCACACAATTGAATCTTGTTTTACTTCACAATATGAGCAGCATTTGCGCGCTGTCATTGGTCTTCCACTTGGTGATCCATCAATGAAAACACCAGCTGCCGTTATGTACAATATACTTGGCGAAGAGGATGGGGAGTGGGGTTTCTATTTGGCAAACCAGCTGCTTGGTAGGGCACTGAGAACTCCTGGGGCTTCTGTTCATTGGTATGATAAGCTAGAGATGCGAAAGCAGCGGAAGATGGGCCATATCACAATTGTGGGCCCATCTCTGGGCATAGTGGAACGGTGGTTGAATTCAATGCTGAGTGAAGAAAGACTGGAAGGTCAGAATTTCACTGCTCCACTTGTTGGGATTATAATGGGTTCTGATTCTGATCTTCCAGTCATGAGGGAAGCTGCAAATATTTTGGATTCTTTTGGTGTGCCAATTGAGGTGAGGATAGTTTCAGCGCACCGAACACCTGAAATGATGTACTCTTATGCTTTGTCTGCTCGGGAACGAGGACTTCAGGTTATTATTGCTGGTGCTGGTGGTGCCGCCCACTTGCCTGGTATGGTGGCTGCATTGACTCCATTGCCTGTTATTGGTGTCCCTGTACGTGCGTCTTCACTTGATGGGCTTGATTCCCTCTTATCAATTGTTCAGATGCCAAGAGGTGTTCCTGTTGCAACGGTTGCAATAAACAATGCGAGAAATGCTGCTTTGTTAGCAGCTAGGATTTTAGCAGTTGGGGATGCTGATTTGCAGGCTAGAATAATCCAATATCAACAAGACATGAAGGATGATGTCTTGACGAAGGCCGACAAGCTGGAGCAAGATGGGTGGGAAGGATATTCAAATCCTTGA